Proteins encoded within one genomic window of Synechococcus sp. PCC 7335:
- a CDS encoding CHAT domain-containing protein — protein sequence MKLRQRLFLAVCMVNLSGFPLTLAVTAQPEQTTTSSQSIEAADELIEQIASLYTAGNYAEALPLAIEALAIRESALGLEHPDTINSLKDVGELHFQLSDYDSAQSFYEKALSRSEAALGQDHYTTAVVLNGLAKVYVEQGDYNRAIPMFERTVAIIENANGAEHIHVAYALTSLGKAYVDVGDYETALPAFERSLVIRESTFGTESEDYASGLHSIANLYAATGDFTAAIPVYERAIAAYKADPQSEDTRLAASLAGLGSTYQGLNNYSKATPLVEQALEILEQAYGKEHIRIANTLESLGSIYSGQGEYTKALRLYERALSIRSSTLGRNHYLVGASLNNLALLYAAKGDHIPAISLYKQALVVLEAVFDEPNTIIASTLHNLALAYTSQNNFDTALPLYERSIEITRSLYGDNHPDTARALNSLGDLQHENNNIAQAIDLFWQANAIEEFNLNTVLASASESRRQEYIKGISASINANISIHLVDSLSDTDTKRKAATLAATTIFQRKGRILEAVANTSQALRADLSAEEKALFDELNTVRSELATLKFDRDRLQADTDYSDKVQDLEVRAEELDEALARRSAAFSASSEEITIESISRNIPRDAALVEFVRYHAYSPHVRERGYRYAAYVLTDQGNIQAVDLGDAEPIEQLVSEFRQALSNRSERANAIAQQLNEQLISPIRPFLSGKSHLLVSPDSQLNLIPFDALVDEQGRYLIESYQISYLNTGRDLLKLRADVPSRQASVVIANPSFEGSTSGAGEGQRSVDANSLYFSALPGTASEGSTIASLLPAATLLTEQQATESALKQVSAPNILHIATHGFFLPDVAFVVPDANSRAASFDLVDVETPAQVTPSNLENPLLRSGLAFAGANSRSSGSEDGIFTALEASGLDLYGTKLVVLSACETGIGAASSGEGVYGLRRAFAIAGTESQLMSLWQVDDMGTSELMQLYYENLIESKQGRSEALRNAQLELLNTGTYQHPYYWSSFIFSGDWRPLEQVNP from the coding sequence ATGAAACTCCGACAGCGCCTCTTCTTAGCTGTTTGTATGGTTAATCTGAGCGGCTTTCCACTTACGCTTGCGGTCACAGCTCAACCCGAACAAACCACGACCTCATCTCAATCGATAGAAGCTGCAGACGAATTAATTGAACAAATTGCATCGCTCTACACAGCAGGTAACTACGCAGAAGCATTACCGCTCGCTATAGAAGCTCTGGCGATCAGGGAAAGCGCTTTGGGCCTAGAGCATCCAGATACAATCAACAGCTTAAAAGATGTGGGCGAGCTGCACTTTCAGCTAAGTGACTACGACTCTGCCCAGTCGTTCTATGAAAAAGCCTTATCCCGTAGTGAAGCAGCTTTAGGCCAAGATCATTACACCACTGCTGTAGTATTAAACGGTCTCGCAAAAGTGTATGTAGAACAAGGAGACTACAATCGCGCTATTCCTATGTTTGAAAGAACTGTTGCGATTATTGAAAATGCAAATGGCGCTGAACATATCCATGTTGCCTATGCGCTGACTTCACTGGGCAAAGCCTATGTCGACGTCGGCGACTATGAGACGGCATTGCCTGCGTTTGAGCGATCACTTGTGATCAGAGAAAGCACCTTTGGCACAGAAAGTGAAGACTATGCGTCAGGGCTGCATTCTATCGCCAACCTCTACGCTGCGACAGGTGATTTTACAGCGGCTATTCCGGTCTATGAGCGAGCGATCGCCGCATACAAAGCAGATCCACAGAGCGAAGATACTCGCCTAGCGGCTAGCCTAGCGGGTTTAGGTTCGACTTATCAAGGTCTAAACAACTACTCAAAGGCCACACCGTTAGTAGAACAGGCACTTGAGATATTAGAACAAGCCTATGGAAAAGAGCACATCCGTATCGCCAATACGCTGGAAAGTTTGGGCTCGATATACTCTGGACAAGGCGAATATACAAAGGCGCTGCGGCTGTACGAGCGGGCGCTATCGATCAGATCATCTACCTTAGGCAGAAATCATTACTTGGTTGGCGCTAGCCTCAACAATTTAGCGCTACTATACGCGGCAAAAGGCGATCATATTCCAGCTATCTCGCTCTACAAGCAAGCGCTCGTAGTATTAGAAGCTGTCTTTGATGAACCAAATACCATCATCGCCTCGACGCTACACAATCTGGCTCTAGCCTATACAAGTCAGAACAATTTTGACACAGCGCTGCCCTTGTACGAACGCTCAATTGAAATTACGCGATCACTCTACGGAGACAACCATCCAGATACAGCTCGCGCACTAAACAGCCTAGGCGATCTCCAGCATGAGAACAACAATATAGCGCAGGCCATCGATTTATTCTGGCAGGCCAATGCTATCGAAGAATTTAATCTTAATACAGTTCTAGCAAGTGCTTCAGAATCTCGAAGGCAGGAATACATCAAAGGGATTTCGGCTTCGATCAATGCAAACATTTCTATTCATCTGGTCGACTCTCTATCTGATACTGACACGAAGAGAAAGGCAGCGACTCTAGCCGCAACCACTATTTTTCAAAGAAAAGGAAGAATTTTAGAGGCGGTTGCTAACACTTCCCAAGCACTTAGAGCCGATTTATCTGCTGAAGAAAAAGCACTATTTGATGAACTTAATACGGTTCGATCAGAACTAGCAACGCTTAAGTTTGATCGCGACCGTCTCCAAGCTGATACGGACTATAGCGATAAAGTCCAGGATTTAGAAGTTCGCGCGGAAGAACTTGACGAAGCGTTGGCCCGTCGCAGCGCAGCGTTTTCAGCAAGTTCTGAAGAAATCACCATAGAATCCATTAGCAGAAATATTCCTAGAGACGCTGCTCTAGTTGAGTTTGTTCGCTATCACGCGTATAGTCCGCATGTTCGCGAACGGGGATACCGCTATGCGGCCTATGTGCTAACAGATCAAGGGAATATTCAGGCCGTAGATTTAGGGGATGCTGAGCCAATTGAACAGTTAGTTTCTGAGTTTCGGCAAGCGCTCAGCAATCGTTCTGAACGGGCTAATGCGATCGCACAGCAACTGAACGAACAGTTGATTTCCCCCATTCGCCCTTTTCTGTCGGGCAAATCTCATCTGTTAGTTTCTCCTGATAGCCAGCTGAATTTAATTCCGTTTGATGCCTTAGTTGATGAACAAGGTCGATATCTGATTGAAAGTTATCAAATTAGCTATCTCAACACAGGCCGGGATCTGCTAAAGCTTCGAGCAGATGTCCCGAGTCGTCAAGCGTCTGTCGTGATTGCCAATCCCAGCTTCGAAGGCAGTACTAGCGGTGCGGGTGAGGGTCAACGATCGGTAGATGCGAATTCTCTATACTTTAGTGCACTGCCAGGAACAGCATCTGAGGGCAGCACGATTGCCTCGCTACTGCCTGCTGCAACCCTCTTAACCGAACAACAAGCCACCGAAAGCGCTCTAAAGCAAGTCTCTGCGCCCAATATCTTGCATATCGCCACTCACGGCTTCTTCTTACCAGACGTCGCATTTGTTGTTCCTGATGCGAACAGCAGAGCGGCTAGCTTTGATCTAGTCGATGTGGAAACGCCCGCGCAGGTAACACCTAGCAATCTAGAGAATCCTCTATTACGCTCGGGACTAGCTTTTGCGGGCGCTAACAGCCGCAGCAGCGGTAGTGAAGATGGCATTTTTACCGCGCTAGAAGCCTCTGGATTGGATCTATACGGAACTAAACTAGTTGTACTCAGTGCCTGTGAGACTGGCATAGGCGCGGCGAGTAGTGGGGAGGGGGTATATGGATTGAGGCGGGCGTTCGCGATCGCCGGGACCGAGAGTCAGCTCATGAGCCTGTGGCAAGTGGATGATATGGGCACTAGCGAACTAATGCAGCTCTACTACGAGAACCTGATAGAGAGCAAGCAGGGTCGCAGCGAAGCGCTACGGAATGCTCAATTGGAACTGTTGAACACGGGTACATACCAGCATCCATACTACTGGTCCTCGTTTATCTTTTCCGGCGATTGGCGGCCGTTAGAACAGGTGAATCCATAA
- a CDS encoding tetratricopeptide repeat protein translates to MFYQKPALLFLPIAATFLINPAIAQSMAEETAADLLTSQTIAHTVEEDSTAADALFQQGETAYRAGDYDTAMSRWEVAIAHYQQTGDIEAEAIALNKLGLVNRTLGQYDDAIDYFTQSLSAARSSSSAEAEAIALDSLGTVYLLLGDYSEALPLFEESLEINESIDNHIGRADNIDHIGSVYLSQQDLDQQDLPKALSYYQQSLEISRAASYRVGEARAAVNLGIVHFTLKNYEQAITAYEQAVNLKEKVGDRLGTLQAINGLAGSYALIERYDEALEAYQRGIVLSREIGDRASEADILGLIGYVQQSSERYADALASYRQSLELERELQDDAGETLMLSAIAELEAEMGQYAEDVFIAQEALRLQEATLGENHIDVADSVDRLAALYRAQGDYAAAQPLYERALSIRTTALGENHIGVAYSLNGLAVLHQDQDNYETALPLHDRALLIYETALGKDHPAVANSLNNLALLHYYQGSYSAALPLYERALSIRETALGENHPKVAVSLVGLANLYQDQGSYTAALPLYERALSIRETALGENHLDVAHSLNHIAAFHYEQGNYTTAQPLYERALSIHETALGENHLDVATSLGNLALVHTKKGDYTAAQSLYERALTIYETALGENHLKVATSLNSLAGVHQYQDNYAISQSLYERALAIRESTLGEDHLEVAASLNDLAMLHAEQANYTTAQSLHERALTIKRAVLGENDRSIATSLNNLAMLHVDQGDYTTARSLYERSLAIRETTGKESIDTALVLNNLAELYRMQGIGTSALPLYERTLSIYETALGESHPDVATILSNMALLYTSQRNYETALRLHDRALSIRREALGENHTAVASSLSNIASLYWSQNNYAAALPLYERALSIREAALGENHPDVALILSSLAELYRAQRDYTAALPLQERALSIRKTIFGENHPEVATSISNLAMLYSNQGDYTAALPLQKRALSINRAVLRENHPTIAANLNTLAELYWNEGDVSQAIELFTASNRIEEENLSSMLLDASEKRRQLYIQGLETRTDISISLNMRSAPENSAAVELALSTILQRKGRVLDSTAQSLQRLREQLTPTQQQLLDELSTTRATLANLRSVGIGDRTPQQYQIELTQLETKAEAIEEQLSRASAEFREETTPISIPAVQEQIPDNAALVEFIRYTLYNPENGAPAWEGDRYAAYILTHQGEAKAIDLGLAEPIDQLVTQLQSALSARSANTTMIARQLDQALMAPIRPHIANKTHLLLSPDSQLNLIPFDALVDEDNSYLIETYQTSYLSSGRDLLKLQENASSQQPPIIIANPNYSEVVPAAATESNNSRSVDFNSLNFAPLPGTAKEAAAIAPLLPNATVLVENDASENNLKQVSAPSILHIATHGFFLPDVKFIPPTDPNSRGGLGASFNLTDTEEPAQITPSNLENSLLRSGLALAGANSRSSGTEDGIFTALEASSLDLNGTKLVVLSACETGVGSIRNGEGVYGLRRTFAIAGAESQLMSLWQVDDTGTSELMQLYYRNLIERKQGRSEALRNAQLVLLNTGTYQHPYYWSSFIFSGNWRSLE, encoded by the coding sequence ATGTTCTATCAAAAGCCAGCCCTGCTCTTTTTGCCTATTGCGGCTACCTTCCTGATTAACCCGGCGATTGCTCAGTCAATGGCGGAGGAAACAGCGGCAGACTTACTGACAAGTCAAACGATAGCTCATACGGTTGAGGAAGATAGTACAGCCGCAGATGCTTTGTTCCAGCAAGGAGAAACGGCGTATCGGGCCGGGGATTACGATACGGCAATGTCAAGGTGGGAAGTCGCGATCGCTCACTATCAGCAAACGGGCGATATAGAAGCTGAAGCGATCGCACTCAACAAACTAGGACTAGTCAACAGAACATTGGGCCAGTATGATGACGCGATTGACTACTTTACCCAAAGCTTGAGTGCTGCGCGCAGTAGCAGCAGTGCAGAAGCTGAGGCAATTGCTTTAGATAGTCTTGGTACCGTCTATTTATTGCTAGGAGACTATTCAGAAGCGCTACCGTTATTTGAAGAGAGTTTAGAAATTAATGAAAGTATCGATAATCATATTGGCAGAGCTGACAACATAGACCATATTGGTAGCGTCTATCTATCTCAACAAGATCTAGATCAACAAGATTTACCTAAAGCGCTTAGCTACTATCAGCAAAGCTTAGAAATTAGTCGGGCGGCGAGCTATAGAGTAGGCGAGGCGCGTGCTGCTGTCAATCTTGGCATCGTCCACTTTACGCTAAAAAACTACGAGCAGGCGATCACCGCTTATGAACAAGCAGTCAATCTAAAAGAAAAGGTGGGCGATCGCCTTGGAACTTTGCAAGCCATTAATGGTTTGGCAGGTAGCTATGCTCTTATCGAGCGCTACGATGAGGCGCTTGAGGCTTATCAGCGAGGCATCGTACTTAGCCGTGAGATCGGCGATCGCGCTAGCGAGGCAGATATTCTAGGGCTAATAGGCTATGTTCAACAATCCTCTGAACGCTACGCAGATGCGCTGGCGTCCTATCGACAAAGTCTAGAGCTAGAGAGAGAACTGCAAGACGATGCAGGTGAAACATTGATGCTATCTGCCATTGCTGAGCTAGAAGCAGAAATGGGCCAGTACGCAGAAGATGTCTTCATCGCACAGGAAGCTCTGAGGCTACAAGAAGCAACATTAGGAGAAAACCACATAGACGTTGCCGATAGCGTGGACCGCTTAGCGGCACTATATCGGGCACAAGGGGACTATGCAGCTGCGCAGCCTTTGTATGAGCGGGCCTTATCAATTCGCACAACAGCGCTTGGAGAAAACCATATAGGCGTGGCATACAGCTTGAATGGGCTAGCAGTACTACATCAAGATCAAGACAACTACGAAACCGCACTACCGCTGCATGACCGTGCTTTATTAATCTATGAAACAGCCTTGGGGAAAGATCACCCAGCCGTTGCTAATAGCCTGAATAACTTGGCGCTACTACACTACTATCAAGGCAGCTATTCAGCTGCATTACCGCTGTATGAACGGGCGCTATCGATTCGTGAAACAGCACTAGGAGAAAATCACCCAAAAGTCGCAGTTAGCTTAGTTGGCTTAGCAAACTTATACCAAGATCAGGGCAGCTACACAGCTGCATTACCTCTATATGAACGGGCGCTATCGATTCGTGAAACAGCGTTAGGAGAAAATCATCTAGACGTGGCTCACAGTTTGAATCATATAGCAGCATTTCACTATGAACAGGGTAACTATACGACTGCCCAGCCTTTGTATGAACGGGCGCTATCAATTCACGAAACAGCGCTAGGAGAAAATCATCTAGACGTGGCTACTAGTCTAGGCAACTTGGCATTAGTGCATACAAAGAAAGGAGACTATACAGCCGCGCAATCACTATACGAACGTGCATTGACAATCTACGAGACAGCGCTAGGAGAGAATCACCTGAAAGTGGCTACCAGTCTGAATAGCCTGGCAGGCGTGCATCAATATCAAGATAACTACGCTATCTCGCAATCACTCTATGAACGCGCTTTAGCGATCCGTGAATCAACCCTAGGAGAAGACCATCTAGAGGTCGCCGCTAGCTTGAATGACTTAGCAATGCTGCATGCAGAACAGGCCAACTATACAACTGCGCAATCGCTACACGAACGTGCTTTGACGATTAAAAGAGCAGTATTAGGAGAAAATGACCGATCCATCGCTACGAGCTTGAACAACTTAGCGATGCTGCATGTGGATCAAGGTGACTATACAACTGCGCGATCGCTCTATGAACGTTCCTTAGCAATTCGCGAAACAACAGGAAAGGAGTCTATAGACACCGCCCTTGTGTTAAATAACTTAGCAGAGCTGTATAGAATGCAGGGTATCGGTACGTCTGCACTGCCACTATATGAACGCACTCTATCAATCTATGAAACAGCACTAGGAGAAAGTCATCCAGACGTTGCTACTATCCTAAGTAACATGGCACTTTTGTACACTTCGCAGCGCAACTATGAAACTGCACTAAGGCTACATGATCGCGCTCTATCAATTCGTAGAGAAGCTTTAGGAGAAAACCATACAGCTGTTGCTTCCAGCCTGAGCAACATAGCATCACTGTACTGGTCTCAGAATAACTATGCGGCTGCACTCCCGCTGTATGAGCGGGCTTTATCAATTCGTGAAGCGGCTTTAGGAGAAAATCACCCAGATGTTGCGCTTATCCTAAGTAGCCTAGCGGAGCTGTATAGAGCACAGCGTGACTACACAGCTGCGCTACCACTGCAAGAGCGGGCTTTATCAATTCGCAAAACGATATTTGGAGAGAATCATCCAGAGGTTGCAACTAGCATAAGTAACTTAGCAATGCTGTACTCAAATCAAGGTGACTATACCGCTGCACTCCCTCTACAGAAACGCGCCTTATCAATTAACAGAGCAGTACTAAGGGAAAATCATCCTACTATTGCAGCTAATCTGAACACGCTGGCGGAATTGTACTGGAATGAAGGTGACGTTAGTCAAGCTATCGAACTATTTACAGCAAGCAACAGAATAGAAGAAGAAAACCTGAGTAGTATGCTGCTAGATGCTTCAGAAAAGAGGCGGCAGCTTTATATACAGGGATTAGAAACACGAACAGACATCAGCATCTCTCTCAATATGCGTAGTGCGCCTGAAAACTCTGCTGCGGTTGAGTTGGCCCTATCTACCATTCTACAGAGAAAGGGCAGAGTGCTAGATAGTACTGCCCAGTCATTACAGCGTTTACGTGAACAGTTAACGCCCACGCAACAACAGCTGCTAGACGAGCTTAGTACTACCCGTGCGACCCTAGCTAATTTGCGCTCTGTCGGCATAGGCGATCGCACTCCTCAACAGTATCAAATAGAACTCACTCAGCTAGAGACAAAAGCAGAAGCAATAGAAGAACAGCTATCTAGAGCCAGTGCAGAGTTCAGAGAGGAAACCACACCTATTTCTATCCCAGCTGTACAAGAACAGATTCCTGATAATGCTGCTTTAGTCGAATTTATTCGCTATACCTTATACAACCCCGAGAACGGTGCTCCTGCGTGGGAGGGCGATCGCTACGCAGCTTATATCCTCACTCATCAGGGAGAAGCCAAAGCTATCGACCTAGGACTAGCTGAGCCTATCGACCAGCTAGTCACGCAGCTTCAGAGTGCACTCAGTGCTCGATCTGCTAACACGACTATGATTGCTCGTCAGCTAGACCAAGCGCTAATGGCTCCTATACGTCCGCACATAGCGAATAAAACTCACCTTCTCCTCTCCCCTGATAGCCAGCTAAACTTGATTCCTTTTGATGCTCTTGTCGACGAAGACAACAGCTACCTAATCGAGACTTACCAAACTAGCTATCTTTCCTCTGGTCGTGACTTGTTGAAACTTCAGGAAAATGCTTCTAGCCAACAGCCGCCTATCATCATTGCCAATCCAAACTATTCAGAAGTGGTGCCCGCCGCTGCAACAGAGAGCAACAATAGCAGGTCGGTTGATTTCAACAGCCTAAACTTCGCTCCTCTCCCCGGCACTGCCAAAGAGGCCGCAGCTATTGCCCCGCTTCTCCCAAACGCTACAGTCCTCGTCGAAAATGACGCTAGCGAAAACAATCTTAAGCAAGTGAGCGCGCCTAGTATTCTCCATATTGCCACTCACGGGTTCTTCCTTCCCGACGTGAAGTTCATTCCCCCTACTGATCCCAATAGCCGGGGCGGTCTCGGTGCTAGCTTTAATCTAACTGATACTGAAGAGCCAGCACAAATAACGCCCAGTAATTTAGAAAATTCCTTACTACGTTCTGGTCTTGCCCTGGCGGGTGCGAATAGTCGTAGTAGCGGCACAGAAGACGGCATCTTTACTGCTTTAGAAGCTTCTAGTCTGGACTTGAACGGAACCAAGTTGGTGGTGCTTAGCGCCTGTGAGACGGGAGTAGGTTCTATCCGCAATGGTGAAGGGGTATATGGATTGCGTCGAACCTTTGCCATTGCTGGAGCCGAAAGTCAGCTAATGAGCCTATGGCAAGTAGATGATACGGGCACTAGCGAACTGATGCAGCTCTACTATCGAAACCTGATAGAGAGAAAGCAAGGCCGTAGTGAAGCATTGAGGAATGCACAGCTAGTCTTGTTGAACACAGGCACCTATCAGCATCCTTACTACTGGTCTTCGTTTATCTTTTCGGGTAACTGGCGATCGCTAGAATAA
- a CDS encoding tetratricopeptide repeat protein, which yields MANRFQRLSVLAMCVLGISCMPMISLRATAQETTTTEADFEATLETLTQEEQLELAYRMKGASQWLHQEGRYEEGIANGQKALAIFEQILGPNHVDVAYMLNDLAVYYHTVGEPETALSLLERSLAIKADSLGTFHPEYAANLSDIAIMHYELGDTDKAIEFYERASDAQKTAIGEDHPDYARTLNNLAELHRSTGDYPAAIATYEQAITVKEAALGPNDPSLAISLNNLAGTYREAEQNEVALPLHERAIAILVAAYGEENPTTLTAYGNLAPTLNNLALDYQEQGNYDQAVSLFERAIEIIINVHGEDYPGLSVVSENLANLRAAGR from the coding sequence GTGGCAAATCGATTTCAACGACTGTCAGTATTGGCGATGTGTGTTCTAGGTATTAGCTGTATGCCAATGATTTCTTTGAGGGCAACTGCGCAAGAGACCACAACTACAGAAGCAGACTTTGAAGCAACACTTGAAACACTGACTCAAGAAGAACAGCTAGAGCTAGCCTATAGAATGAAAGGGGCCTCTCAATGGCTGCATCAAGAGGGCCGCTATGAGGAAGGCATTGCTAATGGCCAAAAGGCGCTAGCTATCTTTGAGCAAATACTAGGACCAAATCATGTAGATGTTGCCTACATGCTAAACGACCTGGCAGTCTATTACCATACCGTAGGGGAGCCAGAGACTGCCCTTTCGCTGTTAGAAAGATCGCTGGCCATTAAAGCAGATAGCCTTGGCACCTTTCATCCAGAGTATGCTGCAAACCTCAGTGATATTGCCATCATGCATTACGAGCTAGGCGATACTGACAAGGCAATTGAATTCTATGAAAGAGCCTCAGACGCACAGAAAACCGCAATCGGCGAGGACCATCCAGACTACGCTAGAACGCTCAACAACTTAGCCGAACTTCATAGAAGTACAGGAGATTATCCAGCAGCGATCGCAACTTACGAGCAGGCGATCACTGTCAAAGAAGCTGCCTTAGGCCCAAACGATCCAAGTCTGGCGATATCGCTAAACAATTTGGCCGGGACTTATCGAGAGGCAGAACAAAATGAAGTAGCATTACCTCTCCATGAAAGGGCGATCGCAATATTAGTCGCAGCCTATGGCGAAGAGAACCCTACGACCTTGACAGCCTACGGGAATCTTGCACCAACGCTCAACAATTTAGCTTTGGACTATCAAGAACAAGGTAACTATGACCAAGCGGTTTCTCTGTTTGAACGCGCTATTGAAATTATCATTAACGTTCATGGAGAAGATTATCCAGGGCTGAGCGTAGTTTCCGAGAATTTGGCAAATCTTCGAGCAGCAGGTAGATAA